A stretch of Gallus gallus isolate bGalGal1 chromosome 2, bGalGal1.mat.broiler.GRCg7b, whole genome shotgun sequence DNA encodes these proteins:
- the ITGB8 gene encoding integrin beta-8 isoform X4 — protein sequence MAGRPRAAENRCATSNAVTCTKCLALGPECGWCAQEDFMADSTQKGRCDTVFNLLKRGCQSDFVESPTVHVTIPSDQETNTQVTPGRVSVQLRPGSEASFILKVRPLEKYPVDLYYLVDVSASMHNNIEKLNSVGFALSKKMENISLDFRLGFGSYVDKTVSPYISIHPGRIHNQCSDYNLDCMPPHGYIHVLSLTDNIAEFRNAVNKQKISGNIDTPEGGFDAMLQAAVCQSHIGWRKEAKRLLLVMTDQTSHLALDSKLAGIVIPHDGNCHLKDNVYVKATSMEHPSLGQLSEKLIDNNINVIFAVQGSQFHWYKDLLPLLPGTVARQIESQAANLNDLVVEAYQKLISEVKIQVDNHIQDLNFNITAICPDGSKKTGMEGCKNIGYNQEVLFNVSVTMKGCDTTGGRKYAILKPIGFNETTIINVQKSCACQNGDNAKPKRVWADEIFPDGKQPHCSDSGCSYSRETLPSEECRQHQDQPICSGRGDCIEGKCFCYKNKLGRVYGKYCQMDDFSCPYHQGNLCSGNGECEAGKCKCFADWEGDRCQCSLQSAKQCLNSKGQICSGRGNCVCGKCECTDPRSFGRLCEYCPACNTACEENWNCVQCHHSNNASQAKLDQCKTSCAYLLHYVDQTSECFSGRSYFRVFSIIFIVTFLIGLLVVLIIRQIILQGNSNKVKSSADYRVSATKKIPLTRKRLAAQALQRGMKPKLQPLKPEEERDPSFSHFFDTSHVYNKEKNFGNTLLLPWA from the exons GATTTCATGGCTGACTCAACACAGAAGGGACGCTGTGACACTGTTTTCAACTTACTGAAAAGAGGCTGCCAGTCGGATTTTGTAGAAAGTCCCACAGTTCATGTTACAATACCCAGTGACCAAGAAACAAATACACAAGTGACTCCAGGAAGAGTTTCAGTCCAACTGCGTCCAG GAAGTGAAGCGAGCTTTATCTTAAAAGTTCGTCCTCTGGAGAAGTACCCTGTGGATCTTTACTATTTAGTTGATGTCTCAGCTTCTATGCACAACAATATAGAGAAACTGAATTCCGTTGGATTTGCTTTATCAAAGAAGATGGAGAATATTTCTCTTGATTTTCGACTTGGGTTTGGATCCTATGTGGATAAAACTGTGTCACCCTATATTAGCATTCACCCAGGTAGAATCCATAACCAATGCAG CGATTATAATTTAGATTGTATGCCGCCTCATGGTTATATTCATGTGCTATCCCTGACTGACAATATAGCAGAATTTAGAAATGCagtgaataaacaaaaaattTCTGGGAATATTGATACACCTGAAGGGGGTTTTGATGCAATGCTCCAAGCAGCTGTTTGCCAG agcCACATTGGATGGCGCAAAGAAGCCAAGCGGCTACTTCTTGTGATGACAGACCAAACTTCCCATCTAGCCCTAGATAGTAAATTAGCAGGGATCGTGATTCCCCATGATGGAAACTGCCATTTGAAAGATAATGTGTACGTCAAAGCTACGAGTATG gagcaTCCATCTCTTGGGCAGCTCTCCGAAAAATTGATTGATAATAACATCAATGTCATTTTTGCAGTTCAAGGAAGCCAGTTCCATTGGTATAAA GATCTGTTACCTCTGTTGCCTGGTACTGTTGCGAGACAGATAGAATCACAAGCAGCAAATCTCAATGATTTGGTGGTAGAAGCTTATCAG AAACTAATCTCTGAAGTGAAAATTCAAGTGGATAACCATATCCAGGATCTTAATTTCAATATCACTGCAATCTGTCCTGACGGAAGCAAAAAAACTGGCATGGAAGGATGTAAAAACATTGGATATAATCAGGAA gTACTTTTCAATGTATCAGTCACAATGAAAGGATGTGATACAACCGGGGGAAGAAAATATGCAATACTTAAGCCTATTGGTTTCAATGAAACCACCATTATTAATGTGCAGAAAAGCTGTGCATGTCAGAATGGAGACAACGCTAAGCCCAAGAGAGTGTGGGCTGATGAAATCTTTCCTGATGGCAAACAGCCCCATTGCAGTGACAGCGGTTGCAGCTACAGCAGAGAGACACTTCCTTCTGAGGAGTGCAGGCAGCACCAGGACCAGCCCATCTGCAGTGGCCGAGGAGACTGCATAGAGGGAAAATGTTTCTGCTACAAGAACAAGCTAGGCAGGGTGTATGGCAAATACTGTCAAATGGATGATTTTTCTTGCCCATATCACCAGGGAAACTTATGTTCTG GTAATGGTGAATGTGAAGCTGGTAAATGTAAATGCTTTGCTGATTGGGAAGGTGACCGTTGCCAGTGTTCATTACAATCAGCAAAGCAGTGCCTGAATTCAAAGGGCCAGATTTGCAGTGGAAGAGGAAACTGTGTATGTGGAAAATGTGAGTGCACTGACCCAAGAAGCTTTGGCCGTTTGTGTGAATACTGCCCTGCTTGTAACACAGCCTGTGAAGAAAACTG GAATTGTGTTCAGTGCCACCATTCTAACAATGCATCTCAAGCTAAACTTGACCAGTGTAAAACCTCATGTGCTTACCTATTGCATTACGTTGACCAAACTTCAG AATGTTTCTCTGGACGAAGCTACTTTAGAGTGTTTTCCATAATCTTTATAGTTACATTTCTGATTGGGTTGCTTGTTGTACTTATCATCAGGCAGATAATTCTGCAGGGAAATAGCAATAAAGTTAAATCTTCAGCTGATTACAGAGTCTCTGCGACAAAGAAG ATACCATTGACCAGAAAAAGGCTTGCTGCTCAAGCTCTCCAAAGAGGAATGAAACCTAAGTTACAGCCTCTAAAGCCGGAGGAGGAAAGAGATCCTTCTTTCAGCCACTTTTTTGACACCAGTCAT GTCTACAACAAAGAGAAGAACTTTGGAAACACACTCCTGCTACCCTGGGCTTGA
- the ITGB8 gene encoding integrin beta-8 isoform X2, giving the protein MMWVPLLACLTAGIVSVPKCQRGPGALLGAVRLLAAVPGLCQRPENRCATSNAVTCTKCLALGPECGWCAQEDFMADSTQKGRCDTVFNLLKRGCQSDFVESPTVHVTIPSDQETNTQVTPGRVSVQLRPGSEASFILKVRPLEKYPVDLYYLVDVSASMHNNIEKLNSVGFALSKKMENISLDFRLGFGSYVDKTVSPYISIHPGRIHNQCSDYNLDCMPPHGYIHVLSLTDNIAEFRNAVNKQKISGNIDTPEGGFDAMLQAAVCQSHIGWRKEAKRLLLVMTDQTSHLALDSKLAGIVIPHDGNCHLKDNVYVKATSMEHPSLGQLSEKLIDNNINVIFAVQGSQFHWYKDLLPLLPGTVARQIESQAANLNDLVVEAYQKLISEVKIQVDNHIQDLNFNITAICPDGSKKTGMEGCKNIGYNQEVLFNVSVTMKGCDTTGGRKYAILKPIGFNETTIINVQKSCACQNGDNAKPKRVWADEIFPDGKQPHCSDSGCSYSRETLPSEECRQHQDQPICSGRGDCIEGKCFCYKNKLGRVYGKYCQMDDFSCPYHQGNLCSGNGECEAGKCKCFADWEGDRCQCSLQSAKQCLNSKGQICSGRGNCVCGKCECTDPRSFGRLCEYCPACNTACEENWNCVQCHHSNNASQAKLDQCKTSCAYLLHYVDQTSECFSGRSYFRVFSIIFIVTFLIGLLVVLIIRQIILQGNSNKVKSSADYRVSATKKIPLTRKRLAAQALQRGMKPKLQPLKPEEERDPSFSHFFDTSHVYNKEKNFGNTLLLPWA; this is encoded by the exons GATTTCATGGCTGACTCAACACAGAAGGGACGCTGTGACACTGTTTTCAACTTACTGAAAAGAGGCTGCCAGTCGGATTTTGTAGAAAGTCCCACAGTTCATGTTACAATACCCAGTGACCAAGAAACAAATACACAAGTGACTCCAGGAAGAGTTTCAGTCCAACTGCGTCCAG GAAGTGAAGCGAGCTTTATCTTAAAAGTTCGTCCTCTGGAGAAGTACCCTGTGGATCTTTACTATTTAGTTGATGTCTCAGCTTCTATGCACAACAATATAGAGAAACTGAATTCCGTTGGATTTGCTTTATCAAAGAAGATGGAGAATATTTCTCTTGATTTTCGACTTGGGTTTGGATCCTATGTGGATAAAACTGTGTCACCCTATATTAGCATTCACCCAGGTAGAATCCATAACCAATGCAG CGATTATAATTTAGATTGTATGCCGCCTCATGGTTATATTCATGTGCTATCCCTGACTGACAATATAGCAGAATTTAGAAATGCagtgaataaacaaaaaattTCTGGGAATATTGATACACCTGAAGGGGGTTTTGATGCAATGCTCCAAGCAGCTGTTTGCCAG agcCACATTGGATGGCGCAAAGAAGCCAAGCGGCTACTTCTTGTGATGACAGACCAAACTTCCCATCTAGCCCTAGATAGTAAATTAGCAGGGATCGTGATTCCCCATGATGGAAACTGCCATTTGAAAGATAATGTGTACGTCAAAGCTACGAGTATG gagcaTCCATCTCTTGGGCAGCTCTCCGAAAAATTGATTGATAATAACATCAATGTCATTTTTGCAGTTCAAGGAAGCCAGTTCCATTGGTATAAA GATCTGTTACCTCTGTTGCCTGGTACTGTTGCGAGACAGATAGAATCACAAGCAGCAAATCTCAATGATTTGGTGGTAGAAGCTTATCAG AAACTAATCTCTGAAGTGAAAATTCAAGTGGATAACCATATCCAGGATCTTAATTTCAATATCACTGCAATCTGTCCTGACGGAAGCAAAAAAACTGGCATGGAAGGATGTAAAAACATTGGATATAATCAGGAA gTACTTTTCAATGTATCAGTCACAATGAAAGGATGTGATACAACCGGGGGAAGAAAATATGCAATACTTAAGCCTATTGGTTTCAATGAAACCACCATTATTAATGTGCAGAAAAGCTGTGCATGTCAGAATGGAGACAACGCTAAGCCCAAGAGAGTGTGGGCTGATGAAATCTTTCCTGATGGCAAACAGCCCCATTGCAGTGACAGCGGTTGCAGCTACAGCAGAGAGACACTTCCTTCTGAGGAGTGCAGGCAGCACCAGGACCAGCCCATCTGCAGTGGCCGAGGAGACTGCATAGAGGGAAAATGTTTCTGCTACAAGAACAAGCTAGGCAGGGTGTATGGCAAATACTGTCAAATGGATGATTTTTCTTGCCCATATCACCAGGGAAACTTATGTTCTG GTAATGGTGAATGTGAAGCTGGTAAATGTAAATGCTTTGCTGATTGGGAAGGTGACCGTTGCCAGTGTTCATTACAATCAGCAAAGCAGTGCCTGAATTCAAAGGGCCAGATTTGCAGTGGAAGAGGAAACTGTGTATGTGGAAAATGTGAGTGCACTGACCCAAGAAGCTTTGGCCGTTTGTGTGAATACTGCCCTGCTTGTAACACAGCCTGTGAAGAAAACTG GAATTGTGTTCAGTGCCACCATTCTAACAATGCATCTCAAGCTAAACTTGACCAGTGTAAAACCTCATGTGCTTACCTATTGCATTACGTTGACCAAACTTCAG AATGTTTCTCTGGACGAAGCTACTTTAGAGTGTTTTCCATAATCTTTATAGTTACATTTCTGATTGGGTTGCTTGTTGTACTTATCATCAGGCAGATAATTCTGCAGGGAAATAGCAATAAAGTTAAATCTTCAGCTGATTACAGAGTCTCTGCGACAAAGAAG ATACCATTGACCAGAAAAAGGCTTGCTGCTCAAGCTCTCCAAAGAGGAATGAAACCTAAGTTACAGCCTCTAAAGCCGGAGGAGGAAAGAGATCCTTCTTTCAGCCACTTTTTTGACACCAGTCAT GTCTACAACAAAGAGAAGAACTTTGGAAACACACTCCTGCTACCCTGGGCTTGA
- the ITGB8 gene encoding integrin beta-8 isoform X3, with the protein MMWVPLLACLTAGIVSVPKCQRGPGALLGAVRLLAAVPGLCQRPENRCATSNAVTCTKCLALGPECGWCAQEDFMADSTQKGRCDTVFNLLKRGCQSDFVESPTVHVTIPSDQETNTQVTPGRVSVQLRPGSEASFILKVRPLEKYPVDLYYLVDVSASMHNNIEKLNSVGFALSKKMENISLDFRLGFGSYVDKTVSPYISIHPGRIHNQCSDYNLDCMPPHGYIHVLSLTDNIAEFRNAVNKQKISGNIDTPEGGFDAMLQAAVCQSHIGWRKEAKRLLLVMTDQTSHLALDSKLAGIVIPHDGNCHLKDNVYVKATSMEHPSLGQLSEKLIDNNINVIFAVQGSQFHWYKDLLPLLPGTVARQIESQAANLNDLVVEAYQKLISEVKIQVDNHIQDLNFNITAICPDGSKKTGMEGCKNIGYNQEVLFNVSVTMKGCDTTGGRKYAILKPIGFNETTIINVQKSCACQNGDNAKPKRVWADEIFPDGKQPHCSDSGCSYSRETLPSEECRQHQDQPICSGRGDCIEGKCFCYKNKLGRVYGKYCQMDDFSCPYHQGNLCSGNGECEAGKCKCFADWEGDRCQCSLQSAKQCLNSKGQICSGRGNCVCGKCECTDPRSFGRLCEYCPACNTACEENWNCVQCHHSNNASQAKLDQCKTSCAYLLHYVDQTSECFSGRSYFRVFSIIFIVTFLIGLLVVLIIRQIILQGNSNKVKSSADYRVSATKKEKMFLPTVCTRTVTYRRDKPEEINIDISKLRLNETFKCEF; encoded by the exons GATTTCATGGCTGACTCAACACAGAAGGGACGCTGTGACACTGTTTTCAACTTACTGAAAAGAGGCTGCCAGTCGGATTTTGTAGAAAGTCCCACAGTTCATGTTACAATACCCAGTGACCAAGAAACAAATACACAAGTGACTCCAGGAAGAGTTTCAGTCCAACTGCGTCCAG GAAGTGAAGCGAGCTTTATCTTAAAAGTTCGTCCTCTGGAGAAGTACCCTGTGGATCTTTACTATTTAGTTGATGTCTCAGCTTCTATGCACAACAATATAGAGAAACTGAATTCCGTTGGATTTGCTTTATCAAAGAAGATGGAGAATATTTCTCTTGATTTTCGACTTGGGTTTGGATCCTATGTGGATAAAACTGTGTCACCCTATATTAGCATTCACCCAGGTAGAATCCATAACCAATGCAG CGATTATAATTTAGATTGTATGCCGCCTCATGGTTATATTCATGTGCTATCCCTGACTGACAATATAGCAGAATTTAGAAATGCagtgaataaacaaaaaattTCTGGGAATATTGATACACCTGAAGGGGGTTTTGATGCAATGCTCCAAGCAGCTGTTTGCCAG agcCACATTGGATGGCGCAAAGAAGCCAAGCGGCTACTTCTTGTGATGACAGACCAAACTTCCCATCTAGCCCTAGATAGTAAATTAGCAGGGATCGTGATTCCCCATGATGGAAACTGCCATTTGAAAGATAATGTGTACGTCAAAGCTACGAGTATG gagcaTCCATCTCTTGGGCAGCTCTCCGAAAAATTGATTGATAATAACATCAATGTCATTTTTGCAGTTCAAGGAAGCCAGTTCCATTGGTATAAA GATCTGTTACCTCTGTTGCCTGGTACTGTTGCGAGACAGATAGAATCACAAGCAGCAAATCTCAATGATTTGGTGGTAGAAGCTTATCAG AAACTAATCTCTGAAGTGAAAATTCAAGTGGATAACCATATCCAGGATCTTAATTTCAATATCACTGCAATCTGTCCTGACGGAAGCAAAAAAACTGGCATGGAAGGATGTAAAAACATTGGATATAATCAGGAA gTACTTTTCAATGTATCAGTCACAATGAAAGGATGTGATACAACCGGGGGAAGAAAATATGCAATACTTAAGCCTATTGGTTTCAATGAAACCACCATTATTAATGTGCAGAAAAGCTGTGCATGTCAGAATGGAGACAACGCTAAGCCCAAGAGAGTGTGGGCTGATGAAATCTTTCCTGATGGCAAACAGCCCCATTGCAGTGACAGCGGTTGCAGCTACAGCAGAGAGACACTTCCTTCTGAGGAGTGCAGGCAGCACCAGGACCAGCCCATCTGCAGTGGCCGAGGAGACTGCATAGAGGGAAAATGTTTCTGCTACAAGAACAAGCTAGGCAGGGTGTATGGCAAATACTGTCAAATGGATGATTTTTCTTGCCCATATCACCAGGGAAACTTATGTTCTG GTAATGGTGAATGTGAAGCTGGTAAATGTAAATGCTTTGCTGATTGGGAAGGTGACCGTTGCCAGTGTTCATTACAATCAGCAAAGCAGTGCCTGAATTCAAAGGGCCAGATTTGCAGTGGAAGAGGAAACTGTGTATGTGGAAAATGTGAGTGCACTGACCCAAGAAGCTTTGGCCGTTTGTGTGAATACTGCCCTGCTTGTAACACAGCCTGTGAAGAAAACTG GAATTGTGTTCAGTGCCACCATTCTAACAATGCATCTCAAGCTAAACTTGACCAGTGTAAAACCTCATGTGCTTACCTATTGCATTACGTTGACCAAACTTCAG AATGTTTCTCTGGACGAAGCTACTTTAGAGTGTTTTCCATAATCTTTATAGTTACATTTCTGATTGGGTTGCTTGTTGTACTTATCATCAGGCAGATAATTCTGCAGGGAAATAGCAATAAAGTTAAATCTTCAGCTGATTACAGAGTCTCTGCGACAAAGAAG GAAAAGATGTTTTTGCCTACTGTTTGTACAAGAACAGTAACATACAGACGTGACAAACCAGAGGAAATAAATATCGACATCAGCAAGTTGCGATTAAATGAAACTTTCAAGTGTGAATTCTGA
- the ITGB8 gene encoding integrin beta-8 isoform X5 — MADSTQKGRCDTVFNLLKRGCQSDFVESPTVHVTIPSDQETNTQVTPGRVSVQLRPGSEASFILKVRPLEKYPVDLYYLVDVSASMHNNIEKLNSVGFALSKKMENISLDFRLGFGSYVDKTVSPYISIHPGRIHNQCSDYNLDCMPPHGYIHVLSLTDNIAEFRNAVNKQKISGNIDTPEGGFDAMLQAAVCQSHIGWRKEAKRLLLVMTDQTSHLALDSKLAGIVIPHDGNCHLKDNVYVKATSMEHPSLGQLSEKLIDNNINVIFAVQGSQFHWYKDLLPLLPGTVARQIESQAANLNDLVVEAYQKLISEVKIQVDNHIQDLNFNITAICPDGSKKTGMEGCKNIGYNQEVLFNVSVTMKGCDTTGGRKYAILKPIGFNETTIINVQKSCACQNGDNAKPKRVWADEIFPDGKQPHCSDSGCSYSRETLPSEECRQHQDQPICSGRGDCIEGKCFCYKNKLGRVYGKYCQMDDFSCPYHQGNLCSGNGECEAGKCKCFADWEGDRCQCSLQSAKQCLNSKGQICSGRGNCVCGKCECTDPRSFGRLCEYCPACNTACEENWNCVQCHHSNNASQAKLDQCKTSCAYLLHYVDQTSECFSGRSYFRVFSIIFIVTFLIGLLVVLIIRQIILQGNSNKVKSSADYRVSATKKIPLTRKRLAAQALQRGMKPKLQPLKPEEERDPSFSHFFDTSHVYNKEKNFGNTLLLPWA, encoded by the exons ATGGCTGACTCAACACAGAAGGGACGCTGTGACACTGTTTTCAACTTACTGAAAAGAGGCTGCCAGTCGGATTTTGTAGAAAGTCCCACAGTTCATGTTACAATACCCAGTGACCAAGAAACAAATACACAAGTGACTCCAGGAAGAGTTTCAGTCCAACTGCGTCCAG GAAGTGAAGCGAGCTTTATCTTAAAAGTTCGTCCTCTGGAGAAGTACCCTGTGGATCTTTACTATTTAGTTGATGTCTCAGCTTCTATGCACAACAATATAGAGAAACTGAATTCCGTTGGATTTGCTTTATCAAAGAAGATGGAGAATATTTCTCTTGATTTTCGACTTGGGTTTGGATCCTATGTGGATAAAACTGTGTCACCCTATATTAGCATTCACCCAGGTAGAATCCATAACCAATGCAG CGATTATAATTTAGATTGTATGCCGCCTCATGGTTATATTCATGTGCTATCCCTGACTGACAATATAGCAGAATTTAGAAATGCagtgaataaacaaaaaattTCTGGGAATATTGATACACCTGAAGGGGGTTTTGATGCAATGCTCCAAGCAGCTGTTTGCCAG agcCACATTGGATGGCGCAAAGAAGCCAAGCGGCTACTTCTTGTGATGACAGACCAAACTTCCCATCTAGCCCTAGATAGTAAATTAGCAGGGATCGTGATTCCCCATGATGGAAACTGCCATTTGAAAGATAATGTGTACGTCAAAGCTACGAGTATG gagcaTCCATCTCTTGGGCAGCTCTCCGAAAAATTGATTGATAATAACATCAATGTCATTTTTGCAGTTCAAGGAAGCCAGTTCCATTGGTATAAA GATCTGTTACCTCTGTTGCCTGGTACTGTTGCGAGACAGATAGAATCACAAGCAGCAAATCTCAATGATTTGGTGGTAGAAGCTTATCAG AAACTAATCTCTGAAGTGAAAATTCAAGTGGATAACCATATCCAGGATCTTAATTTCAATATCACTGCAATCTGTCCTGACGGAAGCAAAAAAACTGGCATGGAAGGATGTAAAAACATTGGATATAATCAGGAA gTACTTTTCAATGTATCAGTCACAATGAAAGGATGTGATACAACCGGGGGAAGAAAATATGCAATACTTAAGCCTATTGGTTTCAATGAAACCACCATTATTAATGTGCAGAAAAGCTGTGCATGTCAGAATGGAGACAACGCTAAGCCCAAGAGAGTGTGGGCTGATGAAATCTTTCCTGATGGCAAACAGCCCCATTGCAGTGACAGCGGTTGCAGCTACAGCAGAGAGACACTTCCTTCTGAGGAGTGCAGGCAGCACCAGGACCAGCCCATCTGCAGTGGCCGAGGAGACTGCATAGAGGGAAAATGTTTCTGCTACAAGAACAAGCTAGGCAGGGTGTATGGCAAATACTGTCAAATGGATGATTTTTCTTGCCCATATCACCAGGGAAACTTATGTTCTG GTAATGGTGAATGTGAAGCTGGTAAATGTAAATGCTTTGCTGATTGGGAAGGTGACCGTTGCCAGTGTTCATTACAATCAGCAAAGCAGTGCCTGAATTCAAAGGGCCAGATTTGCAGTGGAAGAGGAAACTGTGTATGTGGAAAATGTGAGTGCACTGACCCAAGAAGCTTTGGCCGTTTGTGTGAATACTGCCCTGCTTGTAACACAGCCTGTGAAGAAAACTG GAATTGTGTTCAGTGCCACCATTCTAACAATGCATCTCAAGCTAAACTTGACCAGTGTAAAACCTCATGTGCTTACCTATTGCATTACGTTGACCAAACTTCAG AATGTTTCTCTGGACGAAGCTACTTTAGAGTGTTTTCCATAATCTTTATAGTTACATTTCTGATTGGGTTGCTTGTTGTACTTATCATCAGGCAGATAATTCTGCAGGGAAATAGCAATAAAGTTAAATCTTCAGCTGATTACAGAGTCTCTGCGACAAAGAAG ATACCATTGACCAGAAAAAGGCTTGCTGCTCAAGCTCTCCAAAGAGGAATGAAACCTAAGTTACAGCCTCTAAAGCCGGAGGAGGAAAGAGATCCTTCTTTCAGCCACTTTTTTGACACCAGTCAT GTCTACAACAAAGAGAAGAACTTTGGAAACACACTCCTGCTACCCTGGGCTTGA